In one window of Deltaproteobacteria bacterium DNA:
- a CDS encoding serine/threonine protein kinase, whose translation MKIDRYELEQQLTKNIETTAYRAFDPRLKREVLIKLFTAAENNNNNFQVEAKSLTTLNHPSIIKIYDFGISNDDVPYLVTEYIQGINLAQLLERNGLFPESVILAIGLEVSSALAHAHAHSIIHRSINPQNILLERGRLVITDFSTALCAANTDIISRSNDTKPKTNKISGFLSPEQLAKHKIDSRADIFSVGTLLYFLATNNLPYRISETINLFQQFINHKPEALRTLRPEFCRDLTSLIHRALEPKPENRPQKATLLKQALQRLLEYRKFTDAREILALYEKNPSLTQLHLSNHSRDDYEDEDDNLKPPKYGPLFLLIAIALLIVTALFFGYC comes from the coding sequence GTGAAAATCGATCGTTACGAATTAGAACAACAGCTCACAAAAAACATCGAAACTACTGCCTATCGTGCATTTGATCCTCGGTTAAAACGAGAGGTATTAATAAAACTATTTACTGCGGCAGAGAACAACAATAATAATTTTCAAGTTGAAGCTAAGTCACTTACAACTCTAAACCATCCAAGCATCATTAAAATATACGATTTTGGTATTAGTAATGATGACGTACCTTATTTAGTAACCGAATATATTCAGGGCATAAATTTAGCTCAGTTATTAGAACGTAATGGTCTATTTCCTGAATCTGTAATACTCGCCATAGGCCTTGAAGTATCATCAGCACTTGCCCATGCACATGCGCATAGCATAATTCACCGCTCAATCAATCCACAAAACATACTTTTAGAACGAGGTAGATTAGTAATAACAGATTTTAGTACGGCTCTCTGCGCAGCAAATACGGACATCATTAGTAGATCTAACGATACCAAGCCAAAAACAAATAAAATTTCAGGTTTTCTTTCTCCAGAGCAGCTAGCAAAGCATAAAATAGATAGTCGTGCTGATATTTTTTCAGTTGGTACTCTCTTGTATTTTCTCGCAACGAATAACTTACCCTATCGCATTTCTGAAACAATAAATTTATTCCAACAATTTATTAACCATAAACCAGAGGCATTACGAACTCTACGACCAGAATTCTGTCGTGATCTAACGTCATTAATTCATCGCGCTTTAGAACCCAAACCTGAAAATCGCCCACAAAAGGCAACATTGTTAAAACAAGCTCTGCAACGCCTGCTTGAATATCGCAAATTTACCGATGCACGTGAAATCTTAGCGTTATACGAAAAAAATCCTTCATTAACGCAATTACATTTATCTAATCATAGCCGTGACGATTACGAAGATGAAGATGACAATTTAAAACCGCCAAAATATGGTCCGTTATTTTTATTGATCGCTATTGCATTATTAATCGTCACGGCGCTTTTTTTTGGGTACTGCTAG
- a CDS encoding septum formation initiator family protein has product MTRLQKLFILLIFTAASILTIHTFFAADGWPRRSTARRDLKSLDEDSETVREQIQVLRQQINGLRERNDVQEHVVRDELGYGNVNDIIVNIKDVDKVRSKP; this is encoded by the coding sequence ATGACACGTCTGCAAAAGCTTTTTATTTTATTAATATTCACCGCCGCTAGCATACTTACTATTCATACCTTTTTTGCTGCTGATGGGTGGCCTAGACGTAGCACTGCTCGACGAGATCTAAAAAGTCTCGATGAGGATAGCGAAACTGTACGTGAACAAATACAAGTTTTACGCCAACAAATAAATGGATTGCGCGAGCGTAATGATGTGCAAGAGCATGTAGTACGCGATGAGCTAGGCTATGGAAATGTTAACGACATCATAGTGAATATTAAAGATGTCGATAAGGTAAGAAGCAAACCGTGA